From a single Sphingobium sp. genomic region:
- a CDS encoding GDP-mannose 4,6-dehydratase yields MTQKRIFITGSAGFIGYHLSQLLLSQGHQVAGYDGMTDYYDVRLKQRRHAMLNQHEGFAATEAMLEDEERVSDAIAAFEPDAIVHLAAQAGVRYSIDNPRAYLDANIVGTFNVMEAARKAKVQHLLMASTSSVYGANTEMPFTETERVATPLTFYAATKLANEAMGHSYANIYALPVTMFRFFTVYGPWGRPDMALFKFTKGIIEGTPIDIYNNGDMWRDFTYVEDLVRGIAGLIDAVPQRPERSEELPSGDSLSPAAPFRVVNIGNSDKVRLLDFIEAIEDEIGTKAIRNYMPMQQGDVPATWADASLLQNLTGYKPQTPFRDGVAKFVEWYREYYNC; encoded by the coding sequence ATGACCCAAAAACGCATCTTCATTACCGGCAGCGCCGGGTTTATCGGATATCATCTGTCCCAACTGCTATTGTCGCAGGGTCATCAAGTCGCCGGCTATGATGGCATGACAGACTATTATGACGTACGCCTCAAGCAGCGTCGGCATGCCATGCTCAACCAGCATGAGGGTTTTGCTGCAACTGAAGCCATGCTCGAGGATGAGGAACGGGTGAGCGATGCAATCGCCGCGTTTGAACCTGATGCAATTGTGCATCTCGCGGCGCAAGCCGGTGTGCGCTACAGCATCGACAACCCTCGCGCTTATCTCGATGCGAATATTGTCGGTACTTTCAACGTGATGGAGGCAGCAAGAAAGGCCAAAGTCCAGCATTTGCTGATGGCTTCGACGTCAAGCGTATATGGCGCCAATACCGAGATGCCTTTCACTGAAACCGAGCGGGTTGCCACACCACTCACCTTTTACGCCGCGACGAAGCTCGCAAATGAGGCAATGGGCCACAGCTACGCCAACATCTACGCTCTGCCGGTGACAATGTTTCGCTTCTTCACGGTGTACGGCCCATGGGGTCGGCCGGACATGGCACTATTCAAGTTCACCAAAGGGATTATCGAAGGCACGCCAATCGATATCTACAATAATGGCGATATGTGGCGCGACTTTACATACGTAGAGGACTTAGTGCGCGGCATTGCCGGCCTGATTGATGCCGTTCCGCAACGTCCGGAGAGATCCGAGGAGCTGCCCAGCGGGGACAGCCTTAGCCCGGCAGCCCCCTTTCGCGTCGTGAATATAGGCAATTCCGATAAAGTGCGCTTGCTCGATTTCATCGAGGCGATTGAAGACGAGATCGGGACCAAGGCAATCCGCAACTATATGCCCATGCAGCAAGGCGATGTCCCCGCGACCTGGGCCGATGCATCGTTGCTGCAAAACCTTACCGGCTACAAACCCCAAACGCCATTTAGAGATGGTGTTGCGAAGTTCGTCGAATGGTATCGCGAATATTATAACTGCTGA
- a CDS encoding O-antigen ligase family protein: MIACAVACVTLRPEHFAGRSWILWGFAGAALLALLHVIPLPPAIWQALPGREDLVQVDALIGLGDVWRPLSIAPANGWHALLSLATPLAVILMAIQLNRHDLLRLLPLLIALAALSGFIGLLQVISDPEGPLYFYRITNNGSAVGLFANRNHAATLLACLFPMLAVHASTATGTDDQIKSRILMAAAIAIVAVPLILVTGSRSGLVGAAIGLIAATLLYRKPVESRKVRRGDKTRRIGAAPILIALAVLSVGFLTVFFSRAVAIDRLFEEASDVSRADYWKVSLGLFWKYFPWGSGSGSFVEAFQIAEPDSILIAVYANRAHNDLLETALTFGVPGLLMVGAGALFLALRAYAVWRQMDGSRRSVLLARAASVMIGIIAIASLSDYPLRTPTMMAVLALCLLWLAEPARRSVTDQTFGGRES; this comes from the coding sequence GTGATTGCCTGCGCAGTCGCCTGCGTAACGTTGCGCCCCGAGCATTTTGCCGGTCGCTCATGGATATTGTGGGGCTTTGCAGGCGCGGCGCTATTGGCCCTGCTTCATGTCATTCCATTGCCACCAGCAATATGGCAAGCGCTACCGGGCCGTGAAGATTTGGTTCAGGTCGACGCTCTAATTGGGCTTGGCGACGTTTGGCGTCCCCTGAGTATTGCCCCTGCCAATGGGTGGCACGCCCTCCTTTCACTCGCCACGCCATTGGCCGTCATACTTATGGCCATCCAACTCAATCGGCATGATCTGCTTCGCCTGTTGCCTCTGCTGATTGCATTGGCTGCCCTGTCTGGTTTCATCGGATTGCTGCAGGTTATCAGCGACCCCGAAGGTCCGCTGTATTTTTACCGGATCACCAATAATGGGTCGGCAGTGGGGCTGTTTGCCAACCGCAACCATGCAGCAACGCTGCTTGCCTGTTTGTTTCCAATGCTGGCCGTCCATGCGTCGACCGCCACCGGCACAGACGACCAAATAAAGAGCCGCATACTTATGGCAGCCGCAATCGCCATTGTGGCTGTGCCTCTGATATTGGTTACAGGGTCACGTTCGGGACTTGTAGGAGCAGCTATTGGCTTGATCGCGGCGACATTGCTTTATCGAAAGCCGGTGGAAAGCCGCAAGGTCCGGCGCGGAGACAAGACGCGCCGCATCGGCGCGGCGCCGATCCTGATCGCGCTCGCCGTCTTGTCAGTTGGCTTCCTGACCGTATTCTTTTCACGTGCGGTCGCGATCGACCGTCTGTTTGAAGAAGCGTCGGATGTCAGTCGGGCAGACTATTGGAAAGTATCGCTCGGTCTTTTCTGGAAATATTTCCCATGGGGTTCCGGCTCCGGTTCCTTTGTAGAGGCCTTCCAGATTGCCGAGCCGGATAGCATTTTGATCGCAGTATATGCCAATAGGGCACATAATGACCTTCTCGAAACTGCACTCACATTCGGCGTGCCAGGTCTCCTGATGGTTGGGGCAGGCGCATTGTTTTTGGCTTTGAGAGCCTATGCCGTGTGGAGGCAGATGGATGGTTCACGACGTTCGGTGCTGTTGGCGCGCGCAGCGTCTGTAATGATCGGCATCATAGCTATTGCCAGTCTCTCTGATTATCCGCTTCGGACGCCTACGATGATGGCGGTGTTGGCGTTGTGTTTGTTGTGGCTTGCCGAACCAGCGCGGCGCAGCGTTACTGATCAGACTTTTGGCGGACGTGAGAGTTAA
- a CDS encoding polysaccharide biosynthesis tyrosine autokinase, which produces MLQTTPPALAISQPVPAKGNVPTDRQAGLAPPILLQYWQVVVRWKWLIAGIVAAAFALGLVLTLLATPQYTATSRIEISRDQKKVTSIEGLESQDAGRDLEFYQTQYSLLQARSLAERVSRQLRLASNDAFFEAHGVSPDDNALFGNQSGQPLSQGDRQKREKLAVDLLMENVAIAPIRGSALVDISYTSASPALSAQISNTWTEQFIVQSMDRRFASTADARKFLEGRLADLRARLETSERDLVNYAETKGILALGKSKSIDGRTEVERTLVSSDLEALNSALAEATAARIAAESKAKQRNSGANVESLNNVAIAQLRQKRAEVAAEYAKLLVQFEPDYPAAKALAEQMRALDSSITREESRVLASRSSEYREALQREADLRSQVNDLKNQMNRQQRDSIQYNIYQREADTNRELYDGLLQRYKEIGVAGVGANNVAIVDTAKVPDNPSSPNLPLNLLLSLVLGLGIAAVATFALDQIDEGLRDPTQISRVLQVPLLGSIPDTEEENALDLLRDPKSILSEAYLSVRSNLAFSTDHGVPRSLMVTSTRPAEGKSTSSLAIATVLGRTGKRVLLLDADMRSPSMHQFTGQANTMGLSNFLAGENDWRQLILDTGVKGLSLMPAGPTPPSAAELLSSDRMLMLVRQLMENFDHIVIDSPPILGLADAPLLARAVEGCIFVAEAEGVAVRGIKASLGRLQSVHAHIFGLVLTKLRQRQAGYGYGYGYGYGYGADKG; this is translated from the coding sequence ATGCTTCAAACCACGCCCCCGGCACTAGCGATAAGTCAGCCGGTGCCCGCGAAAGGCAATGTGCCAACAGACCGGCAGGCTGGCCTCGCGCCGCCGATCCTGCTGCAATATTGGCAAGTTGTCGTGCGGTGGAAATGGTTGATCGCCGGTATCGTTGCCGCTGCTTTTGCGCTTGGTCTTGTCCTGACACTTTTGGCGACGCCGCAATATACTGCGACGTCCCGGATCGAAATCAGCCGCGACCAGAAAAAGGTCACATCGATTGAAGGCTTGGAATCCCAGGATGCCGGCCGCGATCTCGAATTCTACCAGACGCAATATTCGCTGTTGCAGGCGCGTTCGCTTGCCGAGCGCGTTTCACGGCAGTTGCGACTTGCCAGCAACGATGCTTTTTTTGAAGCACATGGCGTGAGCCCTGATGACAATGCACTTTTTGGGAACCAATCCGGACAGCCCTTAAGTCAGGGTGATCGACAGAAGCGAGAAAAGCTTGCGGTGGACCTGTTGATGGAGAATGTGGCGATTGCTCCCATTCGTGGATCAGCGCTCGTAGACATCAGCTACACCAGTGCGTCGCCTGCGCTCTCGGCGCAGATTTCTAACACTTGGACTGAACAGTTTATCGTTCAAAGTATGGACCGCCGTTTTGCTTCGACAGCAGACGCGCGCAAATTCCTTGAAGGGCGCCTTGCTGACCTGCGGGCAAGGCTTGAGACGTCTGAACGCGATCTTGTGAACTATGCCGAAACAAAAGGCATTTTGGCACTGGGCAAAAGTAAGAGCATTGACGGCAGGACTGAAGTCGAACGGACTTTGGTCTCTAGCGACCTTGAAGCATTGAACAGTGCTTTGGCGGAAGCAACAGCCGCGCGCATCGCCGCTGAAAGCAAGGCAAAACAGCGTAACAGTGGGGCCAATGTCGAATCGCTCAACAATGTTGCCATCGCACAGCTTCGTCAGAAGCGTGCAGAAGTGGCTGCAGAATATGCCAAGCTGCTTGTGCAGTTTGAGCCAGATTATCCTGCAGCGAAAGCACTGGCCGAGCAGATGCGCGCTTTGGATAGCAGCATCACGCGTGAAGAGAGCCGCGTTCTTGCCAGCCGCTCATCAGAATATCGGGAAGCTCTGCAGCGCGAGGCGGATTTGCGGAGTCAGGTCAATGATCTGAAGAACCAGATGAACCGCCAGCAGCGCGACAGCATTCAGTATAACATCTATCAGCGTGAAGCTGACACCAACCGCGAACTTTATGATGGTCTGCTGCAGCGGTATAAGGAGATCGGCGTTGCGGGTGTGGGCGCCAATAATGTGGCAATTGTCGATACCGCCAAGGTACCCGATAATCCGTCCTCTCCCAATTTGCCATTGAACCTTCTGCTCTCGCTCGTTCTTGGACTTGGCATTGCAGCGGTCGCCACCTTTGCGCTGGACCAGATTGACGAAGGGCTTCGAGATCCGACGCAAATCAGCCGTGTATTGCAGGTGCCGCTGTTGGGCAGCATCCCCGATACGGAAGAAGAGAATGCACTCGATCTGCTGAGAGATCCAAAATCGATACTCTCCGAAGCCTATCTGAGTGTGCGGTCAAACCTCGCATTTTCCACCGACCACGGCGTACCCCGCTCTCTAATGGTAACGAGTACGCGTCCTGCAGAGGGCAAGAGTACATCGAGCCTTGCCATTGCGACGGTATTGGGGCGGACCGGGAAGAGAGTGCTCCTGCTCGATGCCGATATGCGTTCGCCTTCGATGCACCAGTTTACTGGGCAGGCGAACACTATGGGGCTGAGCAATTTCCTCGCCGGAGAGAATGATTGGCGCCAATTGATTTTGGACACCGGCGTTAAGGGTCTTAGCCTGATGCCTGCAGGGCCGACGCCTCCCAGTGCCGCCGAATTGCTTAGCAGCGACCGCATGTTGATGTTGGTTAGGCAACTGATGGAAAACTTTGACCATATCGTGATCGACTCGCCGCCCATTTTGGGCCTTGCCGATGCGCCGCTTCTGGCTCGGGCTGTCGAAGGTTGCATCTTTGTAGCTGAGGCCGAGGGTGTTGCCGTACGCGGCATCAAGGCGTCCTTGGGTCGCCTCCAGTCCGTCCATGCCCATATTTTTGGCCTCGTGCTCACGAAGCTCCGGCAGCGCCAGGCCGGCTATGGTTATGGCTATGGCTATGGCTATGGCTATGGCGCAGACAAGGGCTGA
- a CDS encoding sugar transferase, which translates to MKRLVDVLVSGALLIGCAPFLVVLALLVRSRLGSPVLFIQERPGKAGQPFRMMKFRTMTDARDPSGALLSDAERLTPFGRWLRSSSLDELPELWNVLRGDMSLVGPRPLLMSYLPLYNDHQRRRHEVRPGITGWAQVNGRNSLSWEQKFDLDVWYVDHASLRLDFHILFKTITQVLKRDGVNAAEDVTMPPFEGNTQ; encoded by the coding sequence ATGAAACGACTGGTCGACGTGCTGGTAAGCGGAGCGCTGCTTATCGGATGCGCGCCATTTCTGGTTGTTCTTGCGCTGCTTGTCCGGTCACGGCTCGGATCGCCGGTGCTCTTCATTCAGGAACGGCCCGGCAAAGCGGGCCAACCGTTCCGGATGATGAAATTTCGGACAATGACCGACGCTCGCGACCCGTCTGGGGCCCTACTGTCAGATGCCGAGCGTCTGACGCCATTTGGCCGCTGGCTGCGATCGAGCAGCCTCGATGAGTTGCCCGAATTGTGGAATGTGCTTCGAGGTGACATGAGCCTTGTGGGTCCGCGCCCCCTGCTTATGTCCTATCTTCCGCTCTATAATGACCATCAGCGACGCCGGCACGAGGTGCGGCCCGGAATTACCGGGTGGGCCCAAGTGAATGGGCGCAACAGCCTGTCATGGGAACAGAAATTTGACCTCGACGTCTGGTACGTAGATCATGCCAGTCTTCGCCTGGACTTTCACATTTTATTCAAGACAATCACGCAGGTTCTGAAACGGGATGGCGTAAATGCGGCCGAAGATGTCACAATGCCGCCTTTCGAAGGGAACACGCAATGA
- a CDS encoding acetyltransferase: MKELVGIYGASGFGREVLPTIRSCMDTSLVDIVFIDDASDTNQNYGTYDILSWDDFLARPAKRRSVSIAIANSAVRQALTERCQQAGVSLLTVSADNVVMGDNVNLGEGAILQPFVMLTADVQIGASFHANIYSYVAHDCVIGDFVTFAPSVKCNGNVRIEDHAYIGTGAILKQGTPEKPLIIGAGAVIGMGAVVTKDVPPGATVVGNPAKPLLKG, from the coding sequence ATGAAAGAGCTCGTTGGAATTTACGGTGCAAGCGGCTTTGGCAGGGAGGTTCTGCCTACCATTCGCTCATGTATGGATACCAGTCTTGTCGACATAGTTTTCATCGATGATGCCAGCGATACCAATCAAAACTATGGCACCTACGACATCTTGTCTTGGGACGATTTCCTCGCCAGACCAGCAAAACGGCGATCCGTCTCGATAGCGATCGCGAACTCGGCGGTCAGGCAGGCGCTCACGGAGCGCTGCCAACAAGCCGGCGTGTCTCTTTTGACGGTTTCCGCCGATAATGTCGTCATGGGTGACAACGTGAATTTAGGTGAAGGTGCAATCTTGCAGCCATTTGTCATGCTCACTGCTGACGTTCAGATAGGCGCGAGTTTCCACGCAAATATTTACAGTTATGTGGCTCATGACTGCGTTATCGGCGACTTTGTTACTTTCGCTCCAAGCGTAAAGTGCAACGGCAACGTCCGAATTGAGGACCACGCATATATCGGAACCGGGGCGATTTTGAAGCAAGGCACACCAGAAAAGCCTCTGATAATCGGCGCAGGGGCGGTAATTGGCATGGGGGCGGTGGTCACCAAGGACGTCCCGCCCGGCGCGACAGTTGTCGGCAACCCTGCCAAGCCTTTGCTCAAAGGCTGA
- a CDS encoding DegT/DnrJ/EryC1/StrS aminotransferase family protein, with translation MLNTSLAPWPCYSNEEAEYIRDVLLSNRVNYWTGQEGREFEKEFAAWTGVPHAIALANGTVALDLALKACGIGPGDEVIVTPRTFIASVSAVVNAGATPVFADVDYESGNISADTISAVLTDRTRCIVPVHLAGWPADLDEILALTAGKDIKIIEDCAQAHGAQINGRSVGTIGDVGAWSFCQDKIMSTGGEGGMVTTSDADAWSKMWSFKDHGKDWDAVYNRQHAPGFRWVHESFGTNWRILEFQAAIGRIQLRRMTEWTERRTFIAKRIAAALAPFAHAVRVPEPEARFKHAYYRQYGYVRTDGLKDGWSRDRIVAECTARDIPVFHGSCSEVYLEKAFDGTPWRPTERLPVARELGETSLMFLTHPNQSDEDINRVCSVLSAVVSEACR, from the coding sequence ATGCTCAATACATCTTTAGCGCCCTGGCCCTGCTACTCGAATGAAGAGGCCGAATACATCCGCGATGTTCTGCTTTCCAATCGCGTCAATTATTGGACGGGGCAGGAAGGCCGGGAATTCGAAAAGGAATTCGCCGCCTGGACTGGGGTGCCCCATGCTATTGCGCTTGCCAACGGGACAGTGGCGCTGGATCTCGCATTGAAAGCCTGCGGTATCGGGCCGGGCGACGAGGTTATTGTTACGCCCCGAACATTTATTGCGTCGGTATCCGCGGTTGTGAATGCAGGGGCGACACCCGTCTTCGCCGATGTAGACTATGAAAGCGGCAACATTTCCGCCGACACAATATCTGCTGTGCTTACAGACCGAACGCGATGCATTGTCCCAGTGCATTTGGCCGGCTGGCCGGCAGATCTTGATGAGATATTGGCGCTGACCGCCGGCAAAGACATCAAGATCATCGAAGATTGTGCGCAGGCACATGGCGCACAAATCAACGGGCGAAGCGTCGGCACGATAGGCGATGTGGGCGCCTGGTCATTCTGCCAGGACAAGATCATGTCCACTGGCGGCGAGGGCGGCATGGTCACCACTTCGGACGCTGATGCTTGGTCAAAAATGTGGTCATTCAAAGATCATGGGAAAGATTGGGATGCCGTTTACAATCGGCAGCATGCGCCCGGCTTCCGCTGGGTTCATGAGAGTTTCGGTACCAACTGGCGCATATTGGAATTTCAGGCTGCCATCGGACGCATTCAACTGCGCCGCATGACTGAGTGGACCGAACGTCGAACATTTATTGCAAAACGCATAGCCGCAGCGCTGGCACCTTTTGCCCATGCGGTGCGCGTCCCGGAGCCCGAAGCGCGCTTCAAACATGCCTATTACCGGCAATATGGCTATGTCCGCACGGATGGCCTCAAGGATGGATGGAGCAGAGACCGTATCGTTGCCGAATGCACGGCACGTGATATTCCGGTCTTTCATGGCAGCTGTTCGGAAGTCTATCTTGAAAAGGCATTTGATGGAACGCCTTGGCGCCCGACCGAGCGGCTTCCCGTTGCCCGGGAATTGGGCGAAACAAGCCTTATGTTTCTTACCCACCCAAACCAAAGCGATGAGGACATCAATCGGGTGTGCAGCGTGCTTTCGGCGGTGGTGAGCGAGGCTTGCCGCTAA
- a CDS encoding glycosyltransferase family 4 protein yields the protein MPKILINASLALSLHNFRGPLIRDLLADGFEVHVSAPAFRPLDRSLVEALGAQVHELPLSRSGLGIFGDLKYLLSMVRLVSKLQPDHILNYTIKPNIWGSLAARLAGVPAASMITGLGFAFARPKGHLQALVQFIARSLYRLALVRNRVVFFQNPDDLADFRKAGILPASARICMINGSGVDLDHYGPQPLPDTPIFLMIARLLGAKGIREFASACAKVRSAYPEARFILVGPSDEGPDGISVEDVKSLCSGTIDYWGSLEDVRPAIAEASVYVLPSYREGTPRSSLEAMAMGRPVITTDAPGCRATVVDGENGFLVPVADAGALALAMEKLAVDAELRRSMGAKSLEIAQTRFNVKIVNDAIISELR from the coding sequence GTGCCAAAAATCCTGATCAACGCCTCACTGGCCTTGTCTTTGCACAACTTCAGAGGGCCTTTGATCCGCGATCTTTTGGCCGATGGGTTCGAAGTACATGTTTCCGCCCCGGCGTTCCGGCCCCTCGACCGCAGTCTCGTGGAGGCGCTTGGTGCCCAGGTTCATGAATTGCCCTTATCGAGATCGGGCCTCGGGATATTCGGCGACCTCAAATATCTGCTGTCCATGGTTCGACTGGTGTCCAAACTTCAGCCAGATCACATCTTGAATTATACCATCAAGCCAAACATCTGGGGCAGCCTTGCGGCACGTTTGGCAGGGGTTCCCGCAGCGTCAATGATCACGGGCCTGGGCTTTGCATTCGCGCGCCCCAAGGGGCATTTGCAGGCGTTGGTTCAGTTCATTGCCCGCTCGCTTTATCGCTTGGCGCTGGTTCGGAACAGGGTGGTCTTTTTTCAGAACCCGGATGATTTGGCCGATTTTCGCAAAGCCGGAATTTTGCCTGCTTCAGCCCGGATATGCATGATCAACGGGTCCGGTGTTGACCTTGATCATTATGGCCCACAGCCATTACCGGACACGCCCATATTCCTTATGATTGCGCGCCTACTTGGCGCCAAGGGGATCAGGGAATTTGCCTCTGCCTGCGCAAAGGTGCGTTCCGCATATCCGGAGGCGCGTTTCATCCTCGTCGGTCCAAGTGATGAAGGACCTGATGGCATTTCGGTCGAGGACGTCAAATCTCTATGTTCAGGTACGATCGATTATTGGGGTTCCCTCGAAGATGTGCGGCCCGCAATCGCGGAGGCGAGCGTCTATGTGCTGCCCAGTTATCGTGAGGGGACGCCTCGTTCGTCTCTCGAAGCGATGGCAATGGGGAGGCCCGTGATCACAACCGACGCGCCGGGCTGCCGCGCGACCGTGGTCGACGGCGAGAATGGATTTCTGGTACCCGTTGCTGACGCAGGCGCATTAGCACTGGCAATGGAAAAGCTGGCCGTCGATGCAGAACTGCGCCGCAGCATGGGGGCTAAATCACTGGAAATTGCTCAGACCCGTTTCAATGTAAAAATTGTCAATGATGCGATAATCAGCGAATTAAGATAA
- a CDS encoding nucleotide sugar dehydrogenase, which produces MSVTPQQEKIVVVGLGYVGLPVAVALARVYDNVIGFDISASRVAALADGHDWTGEVADADLQRSTIRFSDSPEILSGASFIIVTVPTPIDGMRKPDLGPVEGACNMIAPHLQKNAVVVFESTVYPGVTEDICGPLLEAGSGLKAGTDFFLGYSPERINPGDKVRRLETIVKIVAADTPSTMDRVRSVYGSIVEAGLHEAPSIKVAEAAKVIENAQRDINIAFMNEVARIFSLEGISVWDVLEAAGTKWNFLPFAPGLVGGHCIGVDPYYLSYRAEMLGHDPQVILAGRKINDEMGQWIADSMHDQLGGRSSSVLVLGLTFKEDVPDLRNSKVYDVIQRLQWLGHKVTVHDPMADAAEAMHEYGVVLEKDALKGTYDVVFAAVPHQSYRDMAAAEVEALLQPEGLLFDLKRAWPAFARSEVALSERRRYRTL; this is translated from the coding sequence ATGTCTGTTACGCCCCAACAGGAAAAAATTGTCGTAGTAGGTTTGGGTTATGTCGGATTGCCGGTGGCAGTCGCTTTGGCGCGCGTATATGACAATGTCATCGGCTTCGATATTTCCGCGTCGCGCGTGGCAGCCCTAGCGGATGGGCATGATTGGACCGGTGAAGTTGCTGATGCCGACCTGCAGCGTTCGACCATCCGGTTTAGCGACAGTCCGGAAATCCTTTCCGGTGCGAGTTTCATCATTGTTACCGTGCCGACGCCTATCGATGGGATGCGTAAACCTGACCTCGGCCCTGTCGAAGGGGCGTGCAATATGATCGCGCCTCATCTGCAAAAAAATGCCGTGGTTGTGTTTGAATCAACCGTTTACCCCGGCGTTACCGAAGACATTTGCGGCCCTCTGCTCGAAGCGGGTTCGGGGCTGAAAGCCGGAACGGATTTCTTCCTGGGCTACAGTCCGGAACGTATCAATCCGGGCGACAAGGTGCGTCGTCTGGAAACCATCGTGAAAATTGTAGCGGCTGACACGCCGTCAACCATGGATCGGGTGCGCTCGGTATATGGTTCGATTGTCGAAGCTGGACTTCATGAAGCACCCAGCATCAAAGTTGCCGAAGCGGCCAAAGTCATCGAAAATGCCCAGCGCGACATCAACATCGCCTTCATGAACGAAGTCGCCCGCATATTCTCGCTAGAAGGCATTTCGGTTTGGGACGTACTCGAGGCAGCGGGGACCAAATGGAACTTCCTGCCTTTCGCTCCGGGGCTGGTTGGGGGGCACTGCATCGGTGTCGATCCCTATTATTTGTCGTATCGTGCCGAGATGCTCGGCCATGATCCGCAGGTCATTCTGGCAGGCCGCAAGATTAATGACGAGATGGGGCAATGGATTGCGGACAGTATGCATGATCAATTGGGCGGCCGCTCGAGCAGCGTGCTGGTGCTGGGACTGACCTTCAAGGAGGATGTCCCCGATCTTCGCAATAGCAAAGTATATGATGTCATTCAGCGTCTGCAGTGGCTCGGGCACAAGGTAACCGTCCACGATCCCATGGCTGACGCTGCAGAAGCGATGCACGAATATGGCGTGGTTCTGGAAAAAGACGCGCTGAAGGGTACGTATGACGTGGTGTTCGCTGCGGTACCTCATCAGTCATATCGGGACATGGCCGCTGCTGAGGTAGAAGCGTTGCTGCAGCCCGAAGGCCTTTTGTTCGACCTTAAGCGGGCGTGGCCAGCATTCGCCCGATCGGAAGTTGCCTTGTCCGAGCGCCGGCGATACCGCACATTGTGA
- a CDS encoding O-antigen ligase family protein, translating to MILAFLLGAFLVLAQMTQLRGDEPIGILDLLLVAGALAAAGSNFIKPKSLADEPLGGGEDSSLKIYFRSPVFIYAIWSILAIGASTVINSQSGLYPLASFFVPAAPFIATSLVTICLVIVVEGDEGDSLLAGFAFASLFLGIIYTFGALTSNAAMMYEDRFSGLSANPNQVALQALATLVALAMVIMHTRSNITFYIAAAATPFTLAYGLASKSDAFMICLPVATAVFGLIVLKRYQIKLWLVIVAGTFLSLAFLLSLAAAFPHIFGGVGGLIESQLQQGGQDTDRTLLWRHGWMAWQHSPLFGNGPGAWSGLGAPFQGFEAHNSLIDWLSISGLFGFVPIALIIVQLFRKYDDVRLIRALGIVALAIFTAFHFVFRLPIFWFTVLLLLMPYYVQWQRVVENDAPQQ from the coding sequence GTGATACTTGCTTTTTTGCTCGGTGCCTTCTTAGTTTTGGCGCAGATGACGCAATTGCGGGGTGACGAGCCAATTGGTATCCTCGACCTTTTGCTCGTTGCTGGCGCACTTGCTGCCGCGGGTTCGAACTTCATCAAGCCCAAGTCACTGGCTGACGAACCTTTGGGTGGAGGCGAAGATTCTTCACTAAAAATCTATTTTCGTAGTCCCGTCTTCATCTACGCGATCTGGTCAATCTTGGCGATTGGGGCGTCAACCGTCATCAACAGTCAAAGCGGGCTGTATCCGTTAGCATCGTTTTTCGTTCCGGCCGCTCCCTTTATAGCCACGTCCTTGGTAACAATCTGTCTGGTCATTGTAGTGGAGGGAGATGAGGGGGACTCGTTGCTGGCGGGCTTTGCCTTTGCGTCGCTCTTTCTAGGAATTATCTACACCTTCGGCGCGCTCACATCTAACGCTGCGATGATGTATGAAGACCGCTTCAGCGGCTTATCTGCCAACCCGAACCAGGTGGCGTTGCAGGCTCTGGCGACTTTGGTCGCGCTGGCAATGGTCATCATGCACACGCGCTCCAATATCACTTTCTATATCGCGGCAGCGGCCACTCCATTCACCCTCGCTTATGGTTTGGCCTCAAAGAGCGATGCCTTCATGATATGCTTGCCAGTTGCGACCGCGGTTTTTGGTCTCATCGTGCTCAAGCGTTACCAGATCAAATTATGGCTTGTTATCGTTGCTGGGACGTTTTTGTCGCTGGCCTTCCTCTTAAGTCTGGCCGCCGCCTTTCCGCATATCTTCGGAGGCGTGGGTGGGCTCATCGAAAGCCAGTTGCAGCAAGGCGGGCAGGATACGGACCGAACACTTTTGTGGCGCCATGGCTGGATGGCGTGGCAGCACAGTCCGCTATTTGGCAACGGGCCGGGGGCGTGGTCGGGGCTGGGTGCGCCCTTCCAAGGCTTCGAAGCCCACAACTCATTGATTGATTGGCTCAGCATTTCCGGCCTTTTTGGTTTTGTCCCAATCGCTCTGATCATCGTCCAACTATTTAGGAAATATGATGATGTGCGATTGATCCGGGCCTTAGGTATCGTAGCCCTGGCGATATTCACGGCATTCCACTTCGTATTTCGCCTCCCCATTTTCTGGTTCACGGTTTTGTTGCTTCTCATGCCCTATTATGTGCAATGGCAGCGGGTCGTTGAGAATGATGCGCCCCAGCAATGA